Proteins from one Kineococcus mangrovi genomic window:
- a CDS encoding peptidoglycan D,D-transpeptidase FtsI family protein yields the protein MNRPLRRLSLVVAFLFFALFASTTWIQFISAGRLNAMPGNSRQLYAEFGRERGAILVQGGAAVATSEGVQDPYEFQRTYPAGPLYAPVTGYYSLRYGTAGIERAENDVLSGSADELFYRNLSSLLTGEKPQGADVTLTLQPRVQQAAWDALDGRKGAVVALDPETGDVLAMVSSPSYDPNTLASHDGAVQEQAWDRLTGDEDDPLVNRATSALYPPGSTFKIVTAAAALESGDYTADTALKGPQELDLPQTSNTLKNDEGTACGPNDQVSLADALRISCNTAFGDLGLTLGADALQEQAAKFGFGQSLSIPTSVATSRYPTGDAVAGPLLAYSAIGQGSDVATPLQVAMISAAVANDGVVMKPNLVARVSEAGGSGSVIEQPSPQELGRAVSTGTARTLQQMMELVVSSGTGTRAQIDGATVGGKTGTAQHGVGLPPYAWFTSFAERGDKKVAVAVVIEDGGSTESAYGGRLSAPVAKTVMEAALDG from the coding sequence TTCGCGCTCTTCGCCTCCACGACGTGGATCCAGTTCATCTCCGCCGGCCGGCTCAACGCGATGCCGGGCAACTCCCGGCAGCTGTACGCCGAGTTCGGCCGCGAGCGCGGGGCGATCCTCGTGCAGGGCGGGGCGGCGGTCGCGACGAGCGAGGGCGTCCAGGACCCGTACGAGTTCCAGCGCACCTACCCGGCGGGTCCGCTGTACGCGCCCGTCACGGGGTACTACTCCCTGCGGTACGGCACGGCGGGCATCGAGCGGGCCGAGAACGACGTGCTGTCCGGGTCCGCCGACGAGCTGTTCTACCGGAACCTGTCCAGCCTGCTGACGGGGGAGAAGCCCCAGGGCGCCGACGTGACGCTGACCCTGCAGCCCAGGGTGCAGCAGGCCGCGTGGGACGCCCTCGACGGGCGCAAGGGCGCCGTCGTCGCGCTGGACCCCGAGACGGGGGACGTGCTCGCGATGGTCTCCAGCCCCAGCTACGACCCGAACACCCTCGCCAGCCACGACGGGGCGGTGCAGGAGCAGGCGTGGGACCGGCTCACCGGCGACGAGGACGACCCGCTCGTCAACCGGGCGACGTCCGCGCTCTACCCGCCGGGATCGACCTTCAAGATCGTCACGGCCGCCGCGGCGCTGGAGAGCGGTGACTACACCGCCGACACGGCGCTGAAGGGCCCGCAGGAGCTGGACCTGCCGCAGACGAGCAACACGCTGAAGAACGACGAGGGCACCGCCTGCGGGCCGAACGACCAGGTGTCCCTCGCCGACGCGCTGCGGATCTCGTGCAACACCGCCTTCGGCGACCTGGGCCTGACCCTGGGCGCCGACGCGCTGCAGGAGCAGGCGGCGAAGTTCGGGTTCGGGCAGTCGCTGTCCATCCCGACGTCGGTGGCGACGAGCCGCTACCCGACCGGGGACGCGGTCGCCGGCCCGCTGCTGGCCTACTCCGCGATCGGCCAGGGCAGCGACGTCGCGACGCCGCTGCAGGTGGCGATGATCTCGGCGGCCGTCGCCAACGACGGGGTCGTCATGAAGCCGAACCTCGTCGCGAGGGTCTCCGAGGCGGGCGGGTCCGGCAGCGTCATCGAGCAGCCGTCGCCGCAGGAGCTGGGCCGGGCCGTCAGCACCGGGACCGCCAGGACGCTGCAGCAGATGATGGAGCTCGTCGTCAGCAGCGGCACCGGGACGCGGGCGCAGATCGACGGCGCGACCGTGGGCGGCAAGACCGGCACGGCTCAGCACGGGGTCGGGCTGCCGCCCTACGCGTGGTTCACCTCCTTCGCCGAGAGGGGCGACAAGAAGGTCGCGGTGGCCGTGGTCATCGAGGACGGCGGGTCGACCGAGAGCGCCTACGGCGGTCGGCTGTCGGCCCCGGTGGCCAAGACGGTGATGGAGGCGGCGCTGGATGGCTGA